In Aquila chrysaetos chrysaetos chromosome 10, bAquChr1.4, whole genome shotgun sequence, the following proteins share a genomic window:
- the USP32 gene encoding ubiquitin carboxyl-terminal hydrolase 32 isoform X4, with the protein MVCFYCCEPERIVPIVEESDIIDLEKRYWLLKAQSRTGRFDLETFAPLVSPPIHPSLSEGLFNAFDENRDNHIDFKEISCGLSACCRGPLAERQKFCFKVFDIDRDGVLSRTELKEMVVALLEVWKDNRTDKIPELDMGLSEIVEDILNMHDTTKLGHLTLEDYQIWSVKSALANEFLNLLFQVCHIVLGLRPATPEEEGQIIRGWLERESRYGLQPGHNWFLIAMPWWHQWKEYVKYDANPVVIEPSSVLSGGKNSLVAAAANTSEQGEDKMGGLNYFSATEEKFSDNISTASEASETTSSNALYPGTPGTDVCFARQHNTSDNNNQCFLGTNGNTLLQLNPQKPGAIDNQPLVTQEPVKAASLTMEGGRLKRSPQLIEGKDYIMVPEPVWRALYHWYGANLSLPRPVIKNSKTNVPELELFPRYLLFLRQQPATRTQQSNIWVNMGMMSLRMFPQHLPRGNVPSPNAPLKRVLAYTGCFSRMQTIKEIHEYLSQRLRIKEEDMRLWLYNSENYLTLLDDEDHRLEYLKIQDEQHLVIEVRNKDMSWPEEMSFIANSSKIDRHKVPTEKGATGLSNLGNTCFMNSSIQCVSNTQPLTRYFISGRHLYELNRTNPIGMKGHMAKCYGDLVQELWSGTQKNIAPLKLRWTIAKYAPRFNGFQQQDSQELLAFLLDGLHEDLNRVHDKPYVELKDSDGRPDWEVAAEAWENHLRRNRSIVVDLFHGQLKSQVKCKTCGHISVRFDPFNFLSLPLPMDSYMHLEITVIKLDGTTPVRYGLRLNMDEKYTGLKKQLSELCGLKPEQILLAEVHSSNIKNFPQDNQKVRLSVSGFLCAFEIPIPGSPTSASSPVQTDVSAGPSANGAPNIMMNGDLPKPALIPNGMPNTVVPCGTERNLANWTLNGHVPLLSDSPCTGYIIAVHRKMMRTELYFLSSQKNRPSLFGMPLIVPCTVHTRKKDLYDAVWIQVSRLASPLPPQEASNHAQDCDDSMGYQYPFTLRVVQKDGNSCAWCPWYRFCRGCKIECTEDRACVGNAYIAVDWDPTALHLRYQTSQERIVEEHESVEQSRRAQAEPINLDSCLRAFTSEEELGEDEMYYCSKCKTHCLATKKLDLWRLPPILIIHLKRFQFVNGRWIKSQKIVKFPRENFDPSAFLVQRDPSNFQRKQLTLQVDSLPEPRTLQGESRKIDLQITYTPGEGEIMNRSPSSLNTTVLNNIKASPSLGRKSGTSCPSSKNSSPNSSPRTLGRGKGRLRLPQLGKNKLSSSKENLDASKENGTDQEQRFTSDHSDALTRGQILGGSQSELYTAQDNEMTLANGYICEQNAYSNGSINGQIDNHSEDDITDDQREEVCVNPIYNLYAISCHSGIMGGGHYVTYAKNPNNKWYCYNDSSCKELHPDEIDTDSAYILFYEQQGVDYAQFLPKIDGKKMADTSSMDEDFESDYKKYCVLQ; encoded by the exons ATGGTATGCTTCTACTGCTGTGAACCAGAGAGGATTGTACCAATAG TGGAAGAATCTGACATCATTGATCTCGAAAAACGATACTGGCTGCTAAAAGCTCAATCAAGAACTGGACGTTTTGATTTAGAAACATTTGCCCCCTTAGTTTCCCCTCCTATTCATCCATCTCTGAGTGAAG GTTTGTTTAATGCTTTTGATGAAAACCGAGACAATCACatagattttaaagaaatttccTGTGGGCTCTCAGCATGTTGCAGGGGACCCTTGGCAGAAAGACAGAAGT tttgcttCAAGGTTTTTGACATTGACCGGGATGGCGTGTTGTCTCGCACTGAACTTAAAGAAATGGTGGTTGCACTTTTAGAGGTCTGGAAAGATAACCGTACTGATAAAATACCT GAATTGGACATGGGTTTGTCTGAAATTGTAGAAGATATTTTGAATATGCATGATACCACAAAG CTTGGACACCTCACTCTGGAGGACTACCAGATATGGAGTGTGAAGAGTGCACTTGccaatgaatttttaaatctactttTTCAG gtgtGTCATATAGTTTTGGGGCTGCGACCTGCCACTCCAGAAGAGGAAGGACAGATTATTAG AGGCTGGttagaaagagaaagcaggtaTGGCCTTCAGCCAGGGCACAACTGGTTTCTTATTGCAATGCCGTGGTGGCACCAGTGGAAAGAATATGTCAAATAC GATGCAAACCCTGTTGTGATAGAGCCTTCATCTGTCTTGAGTGGAGGTAAGAATTCACTCGTAGCTGCTGCAGCCAATACTTcagagcagggagaagacaaAATGGGAGGTCTTAATTACTTCagtgcaacagaagaaaagttttcagaTAATATTTCTACTGCATCAGAAGCCTCAGAGACTACTAGCAGCA ATGCTCTTTACCCTGGCACACCAGGGACTGATGTATGTTTTGCTAGGCAGCATAATACTTCGGACAATAATAACCAGTGTTTCCTTGGAACCAATGGGAATACTTTGCTACAGCTTAATCCTCAGAAACCAGGAGCTATTGATAACCAACCCCTAGTAACACAAGAACCAGTGAAG gcTGCATCATTAACAATGGAGGGTGGAAGATTAAAACGATCTCCACAATTGATTGAAGGAAAGGACTACATAATGGTACCAGAACCAGTTTGGAGAGCACTTTACCATTGGTATGGAGCAAATCTGTCCTTGCCCAGGCCG GTGAtcaaaaacagcaaaacaaatgtgcCTGAACTAGAGTTATTTCCTCGCTACCTGCTCTTCCTGAGACAGCAGCCTGCCACTCGAACGCAGCAGTCAAACATCTGGGTGAATATGGGTATGATGAGCCTGAGAATGTTTCCTCAGCATTTACCTAGAG GGAATGTACCATCACCGAATGCTCCTTTAAAAAGAGTGTTGGCTTACACTGGCTGCTTTAGTCGCATGCAAACAATTAAAGAGATACATGAATATCTCTCCCAGAGGCTACGTATAAAAGAAGAAGATATGCGCCTCTGGTTATACAATAGTGAG aacTATCTTACTTTGCTGGATGATGAAGATCACAGACTGGAGTATCTTAAAATCCAAGATGAGCAGCATTTAGTAATAGAAG TTCGAAACAAAGACATGAGCTGGCCAGAAGAGATGTCTTTTATAGCAAACAGCAGTAAAATAGACAGACATAAAG ttccTACTGAAAAGGGTGCTACTGGATTAAGCAATCTGGGTAACACATGTTTCATGAACTCCAGTATCCAGTGTGTCAGTAATACACAACCTCTAACACGGTATTTCATCTCAGGAAGACATCTTTATGAGCTTAACAG GACAAATCCAATAGGAATGAAAGGACACATGGCCAAGTGCTATGGGGATTTGGTTCAAGAGTTGTGGAGTGGAACTCAGAAGAATATAGCACCATTAAAGCTACGG TGGACAATAGCAAAATATGCTCCAAGATTTAATGGCTTTCAACAGCAAGACTCACAGGAgcttctggcttttcttttggaTGGTCTTCATGAGGATTTGAACAGAGTGCATGATAAGCCATATGTTGAACTGAAAGACAGTGATGGTCGACCAGACTGGGAAGTAGCAGCAGAG GCCTGGGAGAACCATCTGAGAAGAAACAGATCCATTGTCGTAGATTTATTTCATGGGCAGCTGAAGTCACaagtaaaatgtaaaacttgtgGACATATAAGTGTTAGATTTGacccttttaattttttatcctTGCCTTTGCCAATGGATAGCTACATGCACCTAGAAATTACAG taattaaattaGATGGTACTACTCCTGTTCGATATGGCCTGAGATTGAACATGGATGAAAAGTATACAGGTTTGAAAAAACAGTTAAGTGAACTCTGTGGGctaaaaccagaacagattCTACTTGCAGAAGTGCATAGCTCCAATATaaag AACTTTCCTCAAGACAACCAGAAAGTCCGGTTATCAGTGAGTGGGTTTTTGTGTGCATTTGAAATACCAATTCCAGGATCCCCTACATCAGCATCAAGTCCTGTGCAGACAG ATGTCTCAGCTGGGCCATCGGCTAATGGAGCACCCAACATAATGATGAATGGGGACCTTCCAAAACCAGCCCTAATTCCAAATGGAATGCCAAATACTGTAGTGCCATGTGGAACAGAACGTAACCTTGCCAACTGGACTCTCAACGGTCATGTGCCCTTGCTTTCTGATAGTCCATGTACAGGGTATATAATTGCAGTCCACAGAAAAATG ATGCGGacagaattatattttctttcatctcagaAGAATCGTCCCAGCCTCTTTGGAATGCCACTAATTGTTCCTTGTACAGTTCATACACGGAAGAAGGACCTGTATGATGCAGTGTGGATTCAGGTTTCCAGGCTTGCTAGTCCTCTCCCGCCTCAGGAAGCTAGTAATCATGCACAAGACTG tgaTGACAGCATGGGGTATCAGTATCCATTCACCCTAAGGGTAGTTCAGAAGGATGGAAATTCTTGTGCTTGGTGTCCATGGTACAG ATTTTGCCGTGGCTGTAAAATTGAGTGCACAGAAGATAGAGCTTGCGTTGGGAATGCTTACATTGCTGTAGACTGGGATCCAACAGCACTCCATCTGCGCTACCAGACGTCACAAGAACGG ATTGTAGAAGAACATGAAAGTGTTGAACAAAGCCGACGAGCTCAAGCAGAGCCCATCAATCTGGATAGTTGTCTTAGAGCCTTCACCAGTGAGGAAGAACTGGGGGAGGATGAGATGTACTACTGTTCCAAATGCAAGACCCATTGTTTGGCCACCAAAAAGCTGGATCTTTGGAGACTTCCCCCTATTTTG ATCATTCACCTGAAAAGATTTCAGTTCGTAAATGGCCGCTGGATAAAATCTCAGAAAATTGTTAAATTTCCCAGAGAAAATTTTGACCCAAGTGCCTTTTTGGTACAAAGGGATCCaagtaattttcaaagaaagcagctAACGCTCCAGGTTGACAGCCTTCCTGAACCACGGACTCTCCAAGGGGAGTCTAGAAAAATAGATCTGCAGATCACTTATACACCAGGAGAAGGGGAGATAATGAACAGAAGTCCATCCTCCCTTAACACTACTGTCTTGAATAATATCAAAG caTCTCCATCTTTGGGGAGGAAAAGTGGAACCAGCTGTCCTTCAAGTAAAAATAGTAGCCCAAATAGTAGCCCAAGGACTTTAGGAAGAGGTAAAGGGCGTCTGCGGCTACCACAACTGGGTAAAAACAAACTGTCaagtagcaaagaaaatttGGATGCAAGTAAAGAGAACGGTACTGACCAGGAACAGAGGTTTACTTCTGATCACAGTGATGCTCTTACTAGAGGGCAGATTTTGGGTGGTAGCCAGAGTGAACTATACACTGCTCAGGACAATGAGATGACTCTAGCCAACGGATACATCTGCGAGCAGAATGCATATAGTAATGGCAGTATCAATGGTCAAATTGATAACCACAGTGAGGATGATATTACAGATGACCAAAGAGAAGAAGTATGTGTTAACCCAATTTACAATCTATATGCAATTTCG tgccATTCAGGAATTATGGGAGGGGGTCATTATGTCACTTATGCCAAAAACCCGAACAACAAGTGGTACTGCTACAATGACAGTAGCTGTAag gaATTGCATCCCGATGAAATCGACACCGACTCTGCCTACATTCTTTTCTATGAGCAGCAGGGGGTAGACTATGCACAATTTCTGCCAAAGATAGATGGCAAAAAGATGGCAGACACAAGCAGCATGGATGAAGATTTTGAGTCAGATTATAAGAAGTACTGTGTTTTACAGTAA
- the USP32 gene encoding ubiquitin carboxyl-terminal hydrolase 32 isoform X2 yields MTQQCFIREVLGDGVPPKVAEVIYCSFGGISKGLHFNNLIVGLVLLTRGREEEKAKYIFSLFSNESGSYVVREEMEKMLHVVDGKVPESLKKCFSEGEKVNYEKFRVWLLHNKDAFTFSRWLLSGGVYVTLTDDSDTPTFYQTLAGVTHLEESDIIDLEKRYWLLKAQSRTGRFDLETFAPLVSPPIHPSLSEGLFNAFDENRDNHIDFKEISCGLSACCRGPLAERQKFCFKVFDIDRDGVLSRTELKEMVVALLEVWKDNRTDKIPELDMGLSEIVEDILNMHDTTKLGHLTLEDYQIWSVKSALANEFLNLLFQVCHIVLGLRPATPEEEGQIIRGWLERESRYGLQPGHNWFLIAMPWWHQWKEYVKYDANPVVIEPSSVLSGGKNSLVAAAANTSEQGEDKMGGLNYFSATEEKFSDNISTASEASETTSSNALYPGTPGTDVCFARQHNTSDNNNQCFLGTNGNTLLQLNPQKPGAIDNQPLVTQEPVKAASLTMEGGRLKRSPQLIEGKDYIMVPEPVWRALYHWYGANLSLPRPVIKNSKTNVPELELFPRYLLFLRQQPATRTQQSNIWVNMGNVPSPNAPLKRVLAYTGCFSRMQTIKEIHEYLSQRLRIKEEDMRLWLYNSENYLTLLDDEDHRLEYLKIQDEQHLVIEVRNKDMSWPEEMSFIANSSKIDRHKVPTEKGATGLSNLGNTCFMNSSIQCVSNTQPLTRYFISGRHLYELNRTNPIGMKGHMAKCYGDLVQELWSGTQKNIAPLKLRWTIAKYAPRFNGFQQQDSQELLAFLLDGLHEDLNRVHDKPYVELKDSDGRPDWEVAAEAWENHLRRNRSIVVDLFHGQLKSQVKCKTCGHISVRFDPFNFLSLPLPMDSYMHLEITVIKLDGTTPVRYGLRLNMDEKYTGLKKQLSELCGLKPEQILLAEVHSSNIKNFPQDNQKVRLSVSGFLCAFEIPIPGSPTSASSPVQTDVSAGPSANGAPNIMMNGDLPKPALIPNGMPNTVVPCGTERNLANWTLNGHVPLLSDSPCTGYIIAVHRKMMRTELYFLSSQKNRPSLFGMPLIVPCTVHTRKKDLYDAVWIQVSRLASPLPPQEASNHAQDCDDSMGYQYPFTLRVVQKDGNSCAWCPWYRFCRGCKIECTEDRACVGNAYIAVDWDPTALHLRYQTSQERIVEEHESVEQSRRAQAEPINLDSCLRAFTSEEELGEDEMYYCSKCKTHCLATKKLDLWRLPPILIIHLKRFQFVNGRWIKSQKIVKFPRENFDPSAFLVQRDPSNFQRKQLTLQVDSLPEPRTLQGESRKIDLQITYTPGEGEIMNRSPSSLNTTVLNNIKASPSLGRKSGTSCPSSKNSSPNSSPRTLGRGKGRLRLPQLGKNKLSSSKENLDASKENGTDQEQRFTSDHSDALTRGQILGGSQSELYTAQDNEMTLANGYICEQNAYSNGSINGQIDNHSEDDITDDQREEVCVNPIYNLYAISCHSGIMGGGHYVTYAKNPNNKWYCYNDSSCKELHPDEIDTDSAYILFYEQQGVDYAQFLPKIDGKKMADTSSMDEDFESDYKKYCVLQ; encoded by the exons TGGAAGAATCTGACATCATTGATCTCGAAAAACGATACTGGCTGCTAAAAGCTCAATCAAGAACTGGACGTTTTGATTTAGAAACATTTGCCCCCTTAGTTTCCCCTCCTATTCATCCATCTCTGAGTGAAG GTTTGTTTAATGCTTTTGATGAAAACCGAGACAATCACatagattttaaagaaatttccTGTGGGCTCTCAGCATGTTGCAGGGGACCCTTGGCAGAAAGACAGAAGT tttgcttCAAGGTTTTTGACATTGACCGGGATGGCGTGTTGTCTCGCACTGAACTTAAAGAAATGGTGGTTGCACTTTTAGAGGTCTGGAAAGATAACCGTACTGATAAAATACCT GAATTGGACATGGGTTTGTCTGAAATTGTAGAAGATATTTTGAATATGCATGATACCACAAAG CTTGGACACCTCACTCTGGAGGACTACCAGATATGGAGTGTGAAGAGTGCACTTGccaatgaatttttaaatctactttTTCAG gtgtGTCATATAGTTTTGGGGCTGCGACCTGCCACTCCAGAAGAGGAAGGACAGATTATTAG AGGCTGGttagaaagagaaagcaggtaTGGCCTTCAGCCAGGGCACAACTGGTTTCTTATTGCAATGCCGTGGTGGCACCAGTGGAAAGAATATGTCAAATAC GATGCAAACCCTGTTGTGATAGAGCCTTCATCTGTCTTGAGTGGAGGTAAGAATTCACTCGTAGCTGCTGCAGCCAATACTTcagagcagggagaagacaaAATGGGAGGTCTTAATTACTTCagtgcaacagaagaaaagttttcagaTAATATTTCTACTGCATCAGAAGCCTCAGAGACTACTAGCAGCA ATGCTCTTTACCCTGGCACACCAGGGACTGATGTATGTTTTGCTAGGCAGCATAATACTTCGGACAATAATAACCAGTGTTTCCTTGGAACCAATGGGAATACTTTGCTACAGCTTAATCCTCAGAAACCAGGAGCTATTGATAACCAACCCCTAGTAACACAAGAACCAGTGAAG gcTGCATCATTAACAATGGAGGGTGGAAGATTAAAACGATCTCCACAATTGATTGAAGGAAAGGACTACATAATGGTACCAGAACCAGTTTGGAGAGCACTTTACCATTGGTATGGAGCAAATCTGTCCTTGCCCAGGCCG GTGAtcaaaaacagcaaaacaaatgtgcCTGAACTAGAGTTATTTCCTCGCTACCTGCTCTTCCTGAGACAGCAGCCTGCCACTCGAACGCAGCAGTCAAACATCTGGGTGAATATGG GGAATGTACCATCACCGAATGCTCCTTTAAAAAGAGTGTTGGCTTACACTGGCTGCTTTAGTCGCATGCAAACAATTAAAGAGATACATGAATATCTCTCCCAGAGGCTACGTATAAAAGAAGAAGATATGCGCCTCTGGTTATACAATAGTGAG aacTATCTTACTTTGCTGGATGATGAAGATCACAGACTGGAGTATCTTAAAATCCAAGATGAGCAGCATTTAGTAATAGAAG TTCGAAACAAAGACATGAGCTGGCCAGAAGAGATGTCTTTTATAGCAAACAGCAGTAAAATAGACAGACATAAAG ttccTACTGAAAAGGGTGCTACTGGATTAAGCAATCTGGGTAACACATGTTTCATGAACTCCAGTATCCAGTGTGTCAGTAATACACAACCTCTAACACGGTATTTCATCTCAGGAAGACATCTTTATGAGCTTAACAG GACAAATCCAATAGGAATGAAAGGACACATGGCCAAGTGCTATGGGGATTTGGTTCAAGAGTTGTGGAGTGGAACTCAGAAGAATATAGCACCATTAAAGCTACGG TGGACAATAGCAAAATATGCTCCAAGATTTAATGGCTTTCAACAGCAAGACTCACAGGAgcttctggcttttcttttggaTGGTCTTCATGAGGATTTGAACAGAGTGCATGATAAGCCATATGTTGAACTGAAAGACAGTGATGGTCGACCAGACTGGGAAGTAGCAGCAGAG GCCTGGGAGAACCATCTGAGAAGAAACAGATCCATTGTCGTAGATTTATTTCATGGGCAGCTGAAGTCACaagtaaaatgtaaaacttgtgGACATATAAGTGTTAGATTTGacccttttaattttttatcctTGCCTTTGCCAATGGATAGCTACATGCACCTAGAAATTACAG taattaaattaGATGGTACTACTCCTGTTCGATATGGCCTGAGATTGAACATGGATGAAAAGTATACAGGTTTGAAAAAACAGTTAAGTGAACTCTGTGGGctaaaaccagaacagattCTACTTGCAGAAGTGCATAGCTCCAATATaaag AACTTTCCTCAAGACAACCAGAAAGTCCGGTTATCAGTGAGTGGGTTTTTGTGTGCATTTGAAATACCAATTCCAGGATCCCCTACATCAGCATCAAGTCCTGTGCAGACAG ATGTCTCAGCTGGGCCATCGGCTAATGGAGCACCCAACATAATGATGAATGGGGACCTTCCAAAACCAGCCCTAATTCCAAATGGAATGCCAAATACTGTAGTGCCATGTGGAACAGAACGTAACCTTGCCAACTGGACTCTCAACGGTCATGTGCCCTTGCTTTCTGATAGTCCATGTACAGGGTATATAATTGCAGTCCACAGAAAAATG ATGCGGacagaattatattttctttcatctcagaAGAATCGTCCCAGCCTCTTTGGAATGCCACTAATTGTTCCTTGTACAGTTCATACACGGAAGAAGGACCTGTATGATGCAGTGTGGATTCAGGTTTCCAGGCTTGCTAGTCCTCTCCCGCCTCAGGAAGCTAGTAATCATGCACAAGACTG tgaTGACAGCATGGGGTATCAGTATCCATTCACCCTAAGGGTAGTTCAGAAGGATGGAAATTCTTGTGCTTGGTGTCCATGGTACAG ATTTTGCCGTGGCTGTAAAATTGAGTGCACAGAAGATAGAGCTTGCGTTGGGAATGCTTACATTGCTGTAGACTGGGATCCAACAGCACTCCATCTGCGCTACCAGACGTCACAAGAACGG ATTGTAGAAGAACATGAAAGTGTTGAACAAAGCCGACGAGCTCAAGCAGAGCCCATCAATCTGGATAGTTGTCTTAGAGCCTTCACCAGTGAGGAAGAACTGGGGGAGGATGAGATGTACTACTGTTCCAAATGCAAGACCCATTGTTTGGCCACCAAAAAGCTGGATCTTTGGAGACTTCCCCCTATTTTG ATCATTCACCTGAAAAGATTTCAGTTCGTAAATGGCCGCTGGATAAAATCTCAGAAAATTGTTAAATTTCCCAGAGAAAATTTTGACCCAAGTGCCTTTTTGGTACAAAGGGATCCaagtaattttcaaagaaagcagctAACGCTCCAGGTTGACAGCCTTCCTGAACCACGGACTCTCCAAGGGGAGTCTAGAAAAATAGATCTGCAGATCACTTATACACCAGGAGAAGGGGAGATAATGAACAGAAGTCCATCCTCCCTTAACACTACTGTCTTGAATAATATCAAAG caTCTCCATCTTTGGGGAGGAAAAGTGGAACCAGCTGTCCTTCAAGTAAAAATAGTAGCCCAAATAGTAGCCCAAGGACTTTAGGAAGAGGTAAAGGGCGTCTGCGGCTACCACAACTGGGTAAAAACAAACTGTCaagtagcaaagaaaatttGGATGCAAGTAAAGAGAACGGTACTGACCAGGAACAGAGGTTTACTTCTGATCACAGTGATGCTCTTACTAGAGGGCAGATTTTGGGTGGTAGCCAGAGTGAACTATACACTGCTCAGGACAATGAGATGACTCTAGCCAACGGATACATCTGCGAGCAGAATGCATATAGTAATGGCAGTATCAATGGTCAAATTGATAACCACAGTGAGGATGATATTACAGATGACCAAAGAGAAGAAGTATGTGTTAACCCAATTTACAATCTATATGCAATTTCG tgccATTCAGGAATTATGGGAGGGGGTCATTATGTCACTTATGCCAAAAACCCGAACAACAAGTGGTACTGCTACAATGACAGTAGCTGTAag gaATTGCATCCCGATGAAATCGACACCGACTCTGCCTACATTCTTTTCTATGAGCAGCAGGGGGTAGACTATGCACAATTTCTGCCAAAGATAGATGGCAAAAAGATGGCAGACACAAGCAGCATGGATGAAGATTTTGAGTCAGATTATAAGAAGTACTGTGTTTTACAGTAA